Proteins co-encoded in one Nitrospira sp. genomic window:
- a CDS encoding type II toxin-antitoxin system HicB family antitoxin — MSKYEVIIYWSKDDQAFIAEVPELAGCAADGTTYQEALANVETVIREWIETARELGRPIPEPKGRLAFA, encoded by the coding sequence ATGAGTAAATACGAGGTCATCATCTATTGGAGCAAGGACGATCAAGCCTTCATTGCCGAAGTGCCGGAGTTAGCAGGCTGTGCGGCAGATGGCACTACCTACCAAGAAGCGCTGGCAAATGTTGAAACCGTCATCCGGGAGTGGATTGAAACGGCAAGGGAATTGGGGCGGCCAATCCCAGAACCAAAAGGGAGACTGGCATTTGCCTAG
- a CDS encoding type II toxin-antitoxin system HicA family toxin → MTRSDRLLERVLRGTSDANIPFDGLLHLLGELGFEERIRGSHHIFTRTGVEEILNLQPRGSHAKPYQVKQVRQVILRYKLGGNINE, encoded by the coding sequence AGACTGCTTGAGCGTGTGCTTCGAGGAACATCGGACGCGAACATTCCGTTCGACGGACTACTGCACTTGCTGGGCGAGTTGGGTTTTGAAGAGAGAATCCGAGGAAGCCACCATATTTTTACAAGAACGGGAGTCGAAGAGATTTTGAATCTACAGCCAAGAGGCTCCCATGCCAAACCGTATCAGGTGAAACAGGTACGCCAGGTGATCCTGCGGTACAAGTTGGGAGGCAACATCAATGAGTAA